In a single window of the Rhineura floridana isolate rRhiFlo1 chromosome 3, rRhiFlo1.hap2, whole genome shotgun sequence genome:
- the NEUROD4 gene encoding neurogenic differentiation factor 4, with the protein MTKLYTKPKEMAELISSQPWIQEALSSQDEMKEEDGRQASYGLLAGLNEEHDSIEEEEEEEDGGKPKRRGPKKKKMTKARLERFRARRVKANARERTRMHGLNDALDNLRRVMPCYSKTQKLSKIETLRLARNYIWALSEVLESGQTPEGKGFVEMLCKGLSQPTSNLVAGCLQLGPQSLFLEKDEEKASASDSAVSSHSFSYQSPGLPSPPYGNMEAHLVHLKPPIFKSLVDPSFSIHHENCTSPPYEGPLTPPLSISGNFSLKQDGSPDLEKSYNFMAHYPSVSLGTAHGHSSHFSTAVPRYDIPIDMTYDSYPHHVVGAQLNAIFSE; encoded by the coding sequence ATGACCAAACTCTACACCAAACCCAAAGAGATGGCCGAGCTCATATCTTCTcagccgtggatacaggaagcccTCAGCTCCCAAGATGAGATGAAGGAAGAAGATGGCAGACAAGCTTCCTATGGGCTACTTGCTGGCCTTAACGAGGAGCACGACAGTAtcgaggaggaagaagaggaagaagatggtgggaaGCCAAAGAGAAGGGGcccaaagaagaagaagatgaccaAGGCAAGACTGGAGCGGTTCAGGGCCCGACGGGTGAAGGCTAATGCTCGGGAGCGAACACGGATGCATGGGCTGAATGATGCTCTGGATAACCTTAGGCGGGTGATGCCTTGCTACTCTAAAACTCAAAAGTTGTCCAAAATTGAGACACTCAGACTAGCCAGGAACTATATATGGGCTTTGTCAGAGGTCCTGGAAAGTGGGCAGACTCCGGAAGGGAAAGGTTTTGTTGAGATGCTCTGTAAAGGTTTGTCCCAACCAACCAGCAACCTGGTTGCTGGCTGTTTACAGCTAGGACCTCAGTCCCTGTTCTTAGAGAAAGATGAAGAGAAAGCCTCTGCCTCTGACTCAGCTGTGTCCAGCCACAGTTTTTCTTACCAGTCTCCAGGGTTACCCAGTCCACCATATGGAAACATGGAGGCTCACCTTGTACACTTGAAGCCTCCCATATTCAAAAGTCTTGTGGATCCATCCTTTAGCATCCATCATGAAAACTGCACCTCTCCACCATATGAGGGTCCCTTGACACCCCCTCTGAGCATCAGTGGGAATTTTTCCCTAAAGCAAGATGGGTCTCCAGACCTGGAAAAATCATACAACTTCATGGCCCACTATCCATCTGTTAGCTTGGGCACTGCTCATGGGCACAGCTCCCATTTTTCAACCGCAGTGCCCAGGTATGACATCCCAATAGATATGACCTATGACTCCTACCCTCATCATGTGGTTGGGGCCCAGCTTAATGCAATATTCAGTGAATAA